The Anastrepha ludens isolate Willacy chromosome X, idAnaLude1.1, whole genome shotgun sequence genome includes a window with the following:
- the LOC128870082 gene encoding uncharacterized protein LOC128870082, with protein sequence MSKPKTAVPSLSPSKEIMELKSLKRQRTVAKNSIVRIKTGLLDKTMSLDPIELECRLDILNSHSDKLMKCQSKIEEIDEEDIARGELEDLIVETKSVIKSILARNKSSIAESSFVAPHSSRLPKMSLPKFKGEYSEFKNFMSLFESLVHNDPTIPDIEKFNHLVNCLSGEALGTPSALSLRTMIDTVSAVYDSLLSLGDEKNITNAIIIHLVMSKVDTVTRSKWEEQLDYDKLPLWRECEAALNKRYQHLSADEASTSRLKPSSSHSIQKPHLHAGRTKAALVTSNIKQPVCPHCKSNDHSIPACPTFKTLSAQQRFEFAKSVPLCINCLRKGHSVSKCKADRCRVCNRSHHTLLHQYPVSFATAPQLSTSHAMHTTSTPDRVMLATAVVNVKGSSGEYLAARALLDSGSQVNFMTEDLAQKLRIRRESTTLNIIGIGNATKKVRTKLNTFVKSRVNNDEFSAQFWIMRSISASHPDRNVNINGWKIPKNISLADPEFYKAQKVDLLLGAETFFELLAVGQIKASSNHPTLQKTLLGWVVSGKYASNQRPPPTVSSTLCHTEQDLANIDSIVQRFWAMEEIPSGASSTKFTPEQIECEKFFVKTTKVLPSGRLQVRLPFKDDRKLLGNSYETASRRFQALERKTLKDPELRQMYLDFMNEYIELGHMSPTNNKIPSEPHYFIPHQCVLRPESTTTKLRVVFDASSRTSSQIALNEILMVGPTIQEELFIGRRGMPRKIYSDNATNFVGADRKLRELRDAFEAQQPEVQKYATDEGFTFAFIPPRAPHFGGLWEAAVKSAKHLLVRAIGNALLTAEELQTLLVEVEAVLNSRPLVPLSQDPNDGEALTPAHLLVGCPLRALPPAQVSMDPMRCCDRWQLVCCLKQQFWRLWSRNYLLGLQQRNKWLHPKRNLELNDLVLVQEDNTPPQQWVLGRVAAIVTGQDGKVRVADVATKAGVIKRPVHKLAVLPSDVEGP encoded by the exons atGAGCAAGCCAAAGACAGCAGTTCCAAGTCTCTCTCCAAGTAAGGAGATTATGGAATTGAAATCACTAAAGCGCCAGCGAACTGTTGCGAAAAATAGTATAGTGCGCATAAAAACGGGTCTCCTCGATAAAACAATGTCGTTAGATCCAATTGAATTGGAGTGTCGACTGGACATTTTGAACTCTCATAGCGATAAGCTTATGAAGTGTCagtcgaaaattgaagaaatcgacGAGGAAGACATAGCCCGTGGGGAGTTAGAGGACCTAATAGTGGAAACTAAGtccgttataaaatctattctggcgagaaataaatcgtcaataGCCGAATCATCCTTTGTTGCACCTCACAGCTCGCGACTACCGAAAATGTCGCTACCGAAATTTAAAGgggaatattcagaatttaaaaattttatgagtctGTTCGAGAGTTTGGTGCACAACGATCCTACAATCCCAGACATTGAGAAATTTAATCACTTGGTTAACTGTCTGTCTGGTGAAGCTTTGGGAACG CCATCTGCGCTTTCATTGCGCACAATGATTGATACAGTGTCGGCTGTTTACGACTCGTTGCTGTCGTTAGGTGACGAGAAAAACATCACAAACGCTATCATAATTCATCTGGTAATGTCAAAAGTTGACACCGTTACTCGGTCAAAGTGGGAGGAACAGTTGGATTATGATAAGCTGCCATTATGGCGTGAGTGTGAGGCAGCATTAAATAAACGCTACCAACATTTATCTGCCGATGAAGCCTCAACGTCGAGGCTCAAGCCGTCAAGCAGTCACAGCATTCAGAAACCCCACCTTCATGCGGGAAGGACGAAAGCTGCCTTAGTgacttcaaatataaaacaGCCGGTGTGTCCGCACTGTAAATCAAATGATCATAGTATACCCGCGTGTCCTACTTTTAAAACTCTCTCTGCTCAGCAGCGATTTGAGTTTGCTAAATCAGTCCCCTTATGCATAAATTGTTTGCGAAAGGGGCACTCAGTTTCAAAGTGCAAAGCGGATCGGTGTCGTGTTTGCAACCGTTCGCATCACACGTTGCTGCACCAGTACCCTGTATCCTTTGCAACTGCACCACAACTTTCGACCTCGCATGCCATGCACACGACGAGTACGCCAGATCGGGTTATGTTGGCTACAGCCGTAGTCAACGTAAAAGGTAGCTCCGGAGAGTACCTTGCTGCACGAGCCTTGCTGGATTCTGGATCTCAGGTGAATTTCATGACAGAGGATTTGGCGCAGAAATTACGAATTCGTCGCGAAAGTACGACCTTAAATATTATCGGCATCGGAAATGCAACCAAAAAAGTAAGGacgaaattaaatacatttgtaaAATCGCGGGTCAATAATGATGAGTTTTCGGCACAGTTTTGGATAATGCGATCCATTTCAGCCAGCCATCCAGATCGTAACGTAAATATTAATGGCTggaaaattcctaaaaacattAGCTTAGCGGACCCAGAATTTTATAAGGCTCAAAAGGTAGATCTTTTGTTAGGTGCTGAAACATTTTTCGAGCTTTTAGCTGTAGGCCAGATCAAGGCCAGCTCCAATCACCCAACATTGCAAAAGACACTTTTAGGCTGGGTTGTGTCTGGCAAATACGCCTCCAACCAACGTCCTCCTCCCACAGTCAGTAGCACATTATGCCATACTGAACAAGATCTAGCAAATATAGATTCCATTGTCCAAAGGTTCTGGGCGATGGAAGAAATACCTTCAGGGGCTAGTTCGACAAAATTCACACCTGAACAAATagagtgtgaaaaatttttcgtaaaaaccACTAAAGTTTTGCCTTCAGGAAGGCTTCAAGTAAGACTGCCTTTCAAAGATGACCGTAAGTTACTCGGTAATTCCTATGAAACCGCGTCTCGGCGGTTTCAGGCCCTGGAGAGAAAGACCTTGAAAGATCCAGAACTTCGTCAAATGTATCTGGACTTCATGAATGAATACATCGAATTGGGTCACATGAGCCCAACAAATAATAAGATCCCGAGTGAGCCACACTACTTCATTCCGCATCAATGCGTTCTTCGGCCTGAAAGTACGACGACTAAATTACGTGTTGTTTTCGACGCATCAAGTCGTACCTCTTCTCAAATTGCGTTGAATGAAATCTTGATGGTTGGGCCGACCATTCAAGAAGAGCT GTTCATTGGACGCCGAGGAATGCCGCGGAAAATATATAGCGACAACGCCACCAACTTCGTCGGCGCCGATCGCAAGCTTCGCGAGCTGAGGGATGCTTTCGAGGCCCAACAACCGGAAGTACAGAAATACGCAACGGACGAAGGATTCACCTTCGCCTTTATACCACCCAGGGCACCGCACTTCGGCGGGTTATGGGAGGCGGCAGTGAAGTCCGCCAAACACCTTCTCGTGCGCGCAATCGGCAACGCGCTGCTCACCGCCGAAGAACTACAGACGCTGCTCGTCGAGGTCGAGGCCGTACTCAACTCGCGACCCCTGGTACCACTGAGTCAGGACCCGAACGATGGAGAGGCCCTAACACCAGCGCACCTATTAGTTGGGTGCCCCCTTCGAGCGCTGCCACCAGCCCAAGTATCGATGGACCCAATGCGTTGCTGCGACAGATGGCAACTTGTCTGTTGTCTCAAGCAACAGTTTTGGCGACTGTGGTCCAGGAACTACCTGTTGGGTCTTCAACAGAGGAACAAGTGGTTGCATCCGAAACGCAACCTCGAGCTGAACGACCTCGTCCTGGTTCAGGAAGACAACACACCACCGCAGCAATGGGTGCTCGGCCGCGTCGCCGCAATCGTAACAGGGCAAGACGGCAAAGTCCGCGTAGCAGACGTGGCAACCAAAGCGGGCGTAATTAAACGCCCCGTTCACAAGCTCGCCGTACTGCCATCAGACGTTGAAGGACCATGA